The following coding sequences lie in one bacterium genomic window:
- a CDS encoding 6-hydroxymethylpterin diphosphokinase MptE-like protein: protein MMGEEAKRLEELLAEPDDDAGVANGEQLTQTHDERNMGVLRSWFPRWVRNATQNWPTLEWEFGRRDLSLLNLAHIDHERERIERHWRGPAIVVGSGPSLNDAAPLLKDWKGMVFCTGSNAKTLMRYGREPDVIGMFDCGDAVYDQIRGARYRKAKLVTNPSVSPKVMRWWRWPHASRWNKRYYIMNHFGHDWFEDTLPVLFPYIRCSVMNAGSTGNNLVQIAWFIGCSPIFLVGFDLGFNEKVYRADMFERPWTARVQREGWKRHKVDVQLKREGTLLDPWVRVCAPPPPPTRKIYRTAKGLLTTEEQIEYKMALFDIWRIDRMPMINCSPRSLIDPEEMPYVPIEEVIKSGGKGFEHLYKRGEEIDRIGEAVHARHSRASDEGDVDRQGKGVRPESGGGVRPDQGGGGAADGAGRVKRFADADSRASDEVRRAGV from the coding sequence ATGATGGGCGAGGAAGCGAAGCGGCTTGAGGAATTGCTCGCGGAGCCGGACGACGATGCCGGTGTCGCGAACGGAGAACAACTGACGCAGACTCACGATGAGCGAAACATGGGAGTGCTTCGGTCGTGGTTTCCGCGATGGGTGCGGAACGCGACTCAGAACTGGCCCACGCTCGAATGGGAGTTTGGTCGGCGTGACCTGTCGCTGCTAAACCTCGCCCACATCGACCACGAAAGGGAGCGCATCGAGCGCCACTGGCGCGGACCCGCGATAGTGGTCGGCTCGGGACCGTCGCTCAATGACGCGGCTCCTCTGCTCAAGGACTGGAAAGGCATGGTGTTCTGCACGGGCAGCAACGCCAAGACGCTGATGAGGTACGGGAGAGAGCCTGACGTGATCGGGATGTTCGACTGCGGGGATGCCGTGTACGACCAGATCCGGGGCGCTCGGTACCGCAAGGCGAAACTCGTGACCAATCCTTCGGTGTCGCCGAAGGTGATGCGCTGGTGGAGATGGCCGCACGCGTCGCGCTGGAACAAGCGGTACTACATCATGAATCATTTCGGCCACGATTGGTTTGAGGACACGCTCCCCGTCCTGTTCCCGTACATCCGCTGCTCTGTGATGAACGCGGGGAGCACGGGGAACAACCTCGTGCAGATAGCATGGTTCATCGGGTGCTCGCCGATTTTCCTTGTGGGCTTCGATCTCGGCTTCAATGAGAAAGTGTACCGCGCGGATATGTTCGAGAGGCCGTGGACCGCGAGGGTACAGCGCGAGGGCTGGAAGAGGCACAAGGTGGATGTCCAGTTGAAGCGCGAGGGAACGCTCTTGGATCCATGGGTTAGGGTGTGTGCTCCTCCGCCACCTCCCACGAGGAAGATATACCGCACGGCCAAAGGGCTTCTCACGACAGAGGAGCAGATCGAATACAAGATGGCTCTGTTCGACATCTGGCGCATAGACCGGATGCCGATGATCAACTGCTCTCCCCGGTCGCTGATCGATCCGGAGGAGATGCCATACGTTCCAATCGAGGAGGTAATCAAGAGTGGCGGAAAAGGATTCGAGCACCTCTACAAGCGAGGTGAAGAGATTGACCGAATCGGAGAGGCAGTTCACGCTCGGCACTCGCGTGCTTCTGATGAGGGAGATGTCGATAGGCAGGGCAAAGGAGTTCGCCCTGAGAGCGGTGGCGGCGTTCGACCGGATCAAGGCGGCGGCGGAGCCGCAGACGGGGCAGGACGCGTCAAGCGTTTTGCGGATGCCGATTCAAGAGCTTCTGACGAAGTACGGCGGGCTGGCGTTTGA